The region CGCCTATCTATATCTTTTCCTGGTACCGGCGGCCGCGAAGTTGAATGCGATTTGCGACCGCGGTGGGTATCGATTGGAGGGAGGGGCTTGTCGTCGATGGTCAGAGTGGGAGAGGTGCCAATTTCTGGCAGGCGCGGTAGCTCGGGAGCACCTGGTTCAAGTGAGCACAATGCTATCGATTTGAATGTAACGCCGAACTTACCATGTAAGCTGCTACGATTCATAGTCCTTCCGCGACTCTTGGGCGTGGACGGCGAATGTAGGCCCTCCTCATCCATTTCTCTTATAGTGGGCGCGAGCTTGTCTAGACGACTACTCGCAGCGCTCAGCCGTCTCAGACTCTTTGCCTCAGCTTCCTTTTCTTTACGCTTGCGCTCTCTTCTCTTCGCTTTCCGCTCCTCCTTCTCAAGTAACAGGGCCCACCAACCAGCCAAAGAATCGCATCGTTGGGCAAGCACATTTTCGATTACCATGTCAATATCCACGCCAGCCGCGCGCATCCGGTGCAGAACCTCCTTTTCCAACTCGGTAGAGAAAGGTGCCGGCTGCTGAAGCTTCAGGATTTCTTGTTGACGTGGCGCATGCTCGGACAGCCATGGATTCTGCAATATATCTGCCAGCGTCGGTCGCAGGATGGGCCGCTTCGATAGCAGCAATTGGCACAACTCTCTAGCCTGCTGCGGGAAGTTCTCTGGGTATTTGGGCTCCTCTTTCAGTATCCTCGTCTTGGTGACTAtttcgtcgtcgtcgtcaaAGGGGAGCTCGCCGACCAGAAGCGCGTAGAGAATGATGCCCAGACTCCAGACGTCCACCTTTTCTCCCGCATACTTCTCGCCCTTGAGCATCTCCGGAGCGCTGTAGCAAATGGTACCGCACCATGTCTGCAGGTAGTTTGACTTGCCCTCATATTCACGCGTGAAACCAAAGTCGACCAACTTGACATTCTCGTGCTTGTCCAGCAATATGTTCTCGAGCTTGAGGTCGCGGTGAACGCATGACTTGTTGTGGACGTACGTGACAGCGCCGACGAGCTGGGTGAAGATGCGCTGGACTTTGGCGGGCTCGAGGGCGCCCTTAGCTAGGAGGTAGTTGTATAGTTCATCGCCTGGACAGTACTCGAGTACCAGCCAGACCAACTCCTCGGTGACTATGACCTCGTACAGGCGGGCGATATGCGGATGTATAAACTGTCGATGGTGGTGGATCTCGCGCGCGAGGTTGGAGTCGTCTTTCTTTGCGCTCTTGAGCACGACCTGTCTGCGGTCAGCATGACCGACCCTGGCTTGTTGTCAATTCCGTCATCGCACCCTGGAGCCATTGCTGAGTTTATGCGACGCCAAGTAGACCTTGCCGAAACTGCCTTTGCCGATGAGCCTCCCAAGAGTGTAGTTTCCGACGGTCTTCAGATCAGTCGCGGCGAATTCACTGTGTCCATGTCAGCAAGAGCAGTGCATGTGAAACGCGTAGACGGCAGGCGCGCAAAAGCAATTATCTCGTGGGCGACTCACTCAAGCAACTGTTTATAAGAATTCGCAAGCTGCTATAATTCCAGCATCAGCAATGTGTACACGAAACATGGATCCGGGGGCTCCTCAGTGCGGCGCACGAGCGTGTACGGTAAACGGGAAGGAGGGTGCATAGGTACCTTCTTCCTCTGGGCCTGAATCTCAGCCTGGGCTCTGAGA is a window of Pyrenophora tritici-repentis strain M4 chromosome 2, whole genome shotgun sequence DNA encoding:
- a CDS encoding SPS1, Serine-threonine protein kinase; protein product: MQSNLRAQAEIQAQRKKQLANSYKQLLDEFAATDLKTVGNYTLGRLIGKGSFGKVYLASHKLSNGSRVVLKSAKKDDSNLAREIHHHRQFIHPHIARLYEVIVTEELVWLVLEYCPGDELYNYLLAKGALEPAKVQRIFTQLVGAVTYVHNKSCVHRDLKLENILLDKHENVKLVDFGFTREYEGKSNYLQTWCGTICYSAPEMLKGEKYAGEKVDVWSLGIILYALLVGELPFDDDDEIVTKTRILKEEPKYPENFPQQARELCQLLLSKRPILRPTLADILQNPWLSEHAPRQQEILKLQQPAPFSTELEKEVLHRMRAAGVDIDMVIENVLAQRCDSLAGWWALRLDKLAPTIREMDEEGLHSPSTPKSRGRTMNRSSLHGAPELPRLPEIGTSPTLTIDDKPLPPIDTHRGRKSHSTSRPPVPGKDIDRRRSRSSMLQVVSSNPDLLSPNGFVPKRRRKQPFINHLLSLRNWIKETSKRARSPGSKASGGHSPKFTESRSPDSKRRQNTTNRSSIATTPRTPQTHMAPRPRGSTHGSGSMRRLSASPAPLTPRSSYRRSSGGLRGRKSTSSSVSSIRSMPHHHHTHSKASSISSASLASPAGSVSGSHKPSKSPHNSIKVLPATPTSSSFPSNIRLVRSGFPPGLNESSAAFGNGNSIPPQSPGLVFAKRKRTPFKGPMINTSGNPPGS